A genomic segment from Paenibacillus sp. FSL K6-1096 encodes:
- a CDS encoding CGNR zinc finger domain-containing protein has product MNSYWRDWRTGDRSKDRDRLEEPEWVENWLAEQKLPAAGPLLPEELERLKQLRGRLWDELQRLVAGETPEAALLEQLNGYMDNGPVVRQVTGIAEGEPRVSLLPQRADWGQVMAEIAASFAAALLEKDPSRFRICGNPDCLWVYYDDTRNRSKRYCDDKLCGNLMKVRRFRARQKAAADERPAE; this is encoded by the coding sequence ATGAACAGCTATTGGCGGGATTGGCGGACGGGCGACCGGAGCAAGGACCGGGACCGGCTGGAGGAGCCGGAATGGGTAGAGAACTGGCTGGCGGAACAGAAGCTGCCGGCTGCCGGCCCCTTGTTGCCGGAGGAATTGGAGCGGCTGAAGCAGTTGCGCGGACGGTTATGGGACGAGCTGCAGCGATTAGTTGCGGGAGAAACGCCTGAAGCAGCGCTGCTGGAGCAGTTGAATGGATATATGGACAACGGGCCTGTGGTGCGTCAAGTGACCGGGATTGCTGAAGGCGAACCGAGAGTCTCACTGTTGCCGCAGCGCGCGGACTGGGGGCAGGTGATGGCCGAGATTGCGGCGTCTTTTGCGGCAGCGTTATTGGAGAAAGATCCCTCGCGCTTCCGCATCTGCGGGAACCCCGACTGCCTCTGGGTCTATTATGACGACACCCGCAACCGCTCGAAGCGGTATTGCGACGACAAGCTATGCGGGAATCTGATGAAGGTAAGACGGTTCCGGGCACGGCAAAAGGCGGCGGCGGATGAGAGACCGGCGGAGTAA
- a CDS encoding DinB family protein → MRNKISDVLVENWDYAMDIEDWAPPLSAALEGVTSEQALWKPEGAAGNSIWENVNHLTYYKERLLRKLKGMEKLPDLESNDATFTVTESGEEAWNQAVAKLKSVHAGLREVIVALEEGAYDWGGSGHAPGEEVMSLILHDAYHTGQIVLVRKLQGSWPGTRRFD, encoded by the coding sequence ATGAGAAACAAAATTAGCGATGTGCTGGTAGAGAATTGGGATTATGCGATGGATATCGAGGATTGGGCGCCGCCGCTTAGTGCTGCGCTGGAGGGGGTGACCAGTGAGCAGGCGCTCTGGAAGCCGGAGGGTGCTGCGGGCAATTCGATCTGGGAGAATGTGAACCATCTGACTTACTATAAGGAGCGGCTGCTGCGCAAGCTTAAGGGAATGGAGAAATTGCCGGATCTGGAGAGCAATGATGCTACGTTCACCGTAACCGAGAGCGGGGAAGAGGCATGGAACCAGGCGGTAGCCAAGCTGAAGTCGGTTCATGCCGGACTCCGTGAGGTAATTGTAGCGCTGGAAGAGGGCGCTTATGACTGGGGCGGCTCCGGACATGCACCGGGCGAAGAGGTAATGAGCCTGATTCTGCATGATGCGTATCACACCGGACAGATTGTGCTGGTCCGCAAGCTGCAGGGCTCCTGGCCGGGAACCCGCCGTTTCGATTAA
- the cmpA gene encoding cortex morphogenetic protein CmpA: MPQWLRQQLMKAYLKKDRRQIKLLNECWFFYRNTSDSHEMIRKNV; encoded by the coding sequence TTGCCACAGTGGCTTCGTCAACAGCTCATGAAGGCCTATCTCAAAAAAGACCGCCGTCAGATCAAACTGCTCAACGAATGCTGGTTCTTTTACCGGAATACCTCAGATTCCCATGAGATGATCCGGAAGAACGTATAA
- a CDS encoding hydrolase/acyltransferase, with protein sequence MPRMRYVIMQQEQELQFVEMPEEYAYQLSALNLRLNKEIDKLTAENVPGLPRAVAECEALELLREEHHLESGLAYINRLEQAFASIKEEHYPLISLLTEIRALQAQLEQWYEEEEERVQ encoded by the coding sequence ATGCCAAGAATGCGGTACGTCATTATGCAGCAGGAGCAGGAGCTTCAATTCGTGGAGATGCCGGAGGAGTATGCTTACCAGTTAAGTGCCCTGAATCTCCGCCTGAACAAAGAAATCGACAAGCTGACAGCCGAGAATGTACCCGGTCTGCCGCGGGCGGTGGCCGAATGTGAGGCGCTGGAGCTACTGCGCGAAGAGCATCACCTGGAGTCGGGGCTGGCGTATATTAACCGGCTGGAGCAGGCTTTTGCCTCCATTAAGGAGGAGCATTACCCGCTGATCTCACTGCTGACCGAAATCCGGGCGCTCCAGGCCCAGCTCGAACAATGGTACGAAGAAGAGGAAGAACGGGTGCAGTAA
- a CDS encoding SprT family protein, with protein sequence MSNEELQQWIEQVSLNSFGVPFRHTASFNSRLTTTGGRYFTKSHNIEINPRQLATYGREETEKIIKHELCHYHLHLAKRGYMHRDADFKALLARVGGSRYCQTLPGAQARKPQPYRYKLVCITCANEYLRKRRADPGRYRCGRCSGKLKLVTLEAGKGSAT encoded by the coding sequence ATGAGCAACGAAGAGCTGCAGCAATGGATTGAGCAGGTGTCGCTGAACAGCTTCGGCGTGCCTTTCCGGCATACGGCCAGCTTCAACAGCAGACTCACGACCACAGGCGGACGGTATTTCACCAAAAGCCATAATATAGAGATTAACCCCCGGCAGCTTGCCACCTACGGGCGGGAGGAGACGGAGAAAATCATCAAGCATGAGCTCTGCCACTACCACCTGCATCTGGCGAAGCGGGGGTATATGCACCGGGATGCCGATTTCAAAGCACTGCTCGCCCGCGTCGGCGGCAGCCGTTACTGCCAGACTCTGCCGGGCGCCCAGGCCCGCAAGCCGCAGCCGTACCGCTATAAGCTGGTGTGCATCACCTGTGCCAACGAGTACCTGCGCAAGCGCAGAGCCGATCCGGGACGTTACCGCTGCGGCCGCTGCTCCGGCAAGCTGAAGCTGGTTACCCTGGAGGCCGGCAAGGGGTCCGCTACTTAA